In Zingiber officinale cultivar Zhangliang chromosome 8B, Zo_v1.1, whole genome shotgun sequence, a single genomic region encodes these proteins:
- the LOC122015703 gene encoding subtilisin-like protease SBT4.3 has translation MTSLLSHQISLAFFVSFILFFASTSSNEERKVYIVYMGAQHSSQYPTYELHLNLLKEILVNCSPSESLVYSYQRSFSGFAAKLSMDEAEKLSEMEGIVSVFRSKTLKLHTTRSWDFLNFPQKVNKNPILESDVIIGMIDSGIWPESKSFNDQGLRPPPRKWKGACVNMTCNNKIIGARYYNRFLGDYKLSERSPRDFQGHGTHTASTAAGRTVSHASLYGLAKGTARGGVPLARLAIYKVCWSFGCTDPDILAAFDDAISDGVDIISLSVGHSTAADYFRDSIAIGSFHAMANGILTSTSAGNAGPYHGTVDNVAPWMLVAAASSIDRHIIDKVVTEDHVSTLGNATTSPGDCTALPDINMVKGKIVLCKYFSDEIFSTGIKGLIYIDDSSLDVSYLYPVPFITVSSLNGLNLLSYINNTKNPVANIHKSEEVFDSEAPLVASFSSRGPNTITPDILKPDISAPGIDILAAWSRVAPVSGIINDTRVVKYNIISGTSMACPHVTGAAAYVKSFHPNWSPAAIMSALMTTAKPMYPSAGQDELSYGAGQLNPVKAVHPGLVYDAGASDYVQMLCNSGYNETMIRIVTGDASSCSARNNGTARDLNYPSMALHVQSGKAFAAKFLRTVTNVGCARRCRYKAEVWAHHRLNVVVNPSKLKFSELKEKRQFTVSVSGRSLPGNSTVPATIIWSDGKHQVRSVMVVYTDYTDFFS, from the exons ATGACTTCTCTACTTTCGCATCAAATTTCTCTTGCCTTTTTCGTATCCTTTATTCTTTTCTTTGCGTCAACATCTTCaaatgaagaaagaaag GTATATATTGTGTATATGGGAGCTCAACACTCATCCCAGTACCCAACCTATGAACTCCATCTTAATTTGCTTAAAGAAATTCTTGTGAACTG CTCGCCTAGTGAGTCTTTGGTGTATAGCTACCAAAGGAGTTTCAGCGGATTTGCGGCCAAACTTTCGATGGATGAGGCAGAAAAATTGAGCG AAATGGAGGGAATAGTTTCAGTGTTTCGTAGTAAAACGCTAAAGCTTCATACGACGAGATCATGGGATTTCCTCAACTTCCCGCAAAAAGTAAACAAGAATCCCATATTGGAAAGTGATGTCATCATCGGAATGATCGATAGTGGAATTTGGCCGGAATCCAAATCCTTCAACGATCAGGGATTGAGGCCTCCGCCTAGAAAATGGAAGGGTGCTTGTGTAAATATGACATGCAACAA taaaatcaTCGGGGCGCGCTACTACAATAGATTTTTAGGTGATTACAAGTTGAGCGAGCGATCGCCACGCGACTTTCAAGGTCACGGGACTCACACAGCATCCACTGCCGCTGGTCGGACCGTCTCCCATGCCAGCCTCTACGGCCTCGCCAAGGGCACGGCCCGAGGGGGCGTGCCGTTGGCGAGGCTCGCAATATACAAGGTGTGCTGGTCGTTCGGGTGCACAGATCCAGACATCTTGGCGGCATTTGACGATGCGATCTCCGACGGCGTCGACATCATCTCCCTGTCTGTCGGCCATTCCACCGCCGCGGATTACTTCCGGGACTCGATAGCTATCGGCTCCTTCCACGCCATGGCGAACGGGATTTTGACGTCGACCTCTGCGGGGAATGCAGGGCCATACCATGGCACAGTCGACAACGTGGCACCGTGGATGTTGGTCGCGGCGGCGAGCAGCATCGATAGGCACATCATAGACAAGGTGGTCACCGAAGACCATGTGTCCACTTTG GGAAATGCAACTACTTCACCAGG GGATTGCACTGCTTTACCAGATATAAACATGGTGAAAGGGAAGATTGTTCTCTGCAAGTACTTCTCTGACGAAATTTTTAGTACAGGCATTAAAGGATTGATATATATAGATGACTCTTCACTTGACGTTTCCTACTTATACCCAGTTCCATTCATTACAGTCAGTTCCTTGAATGGGCTCAACCTTTTGAGCTACATAAACAACACTAA AAATCCCGTGGCTAACATCCACAAAAGCGAAGAAGTTTTTGACTCCGAGGCTCCCCTGGTTGCTTCGTTCTCATCGAGAGGCCCAAACACCATCACCCCTGACATCCTCAAG CCTGATATAAGTGCTCCAGGAATTGACATTTTGGCCGCCTGGTCACGGGTTGCACCAGTGTCAGGCATCATCAACGACACAAGGGTCGTAAAGTACAACATAATCTCCGGCACTTCCATGGCTTGCCCCCACGTAACCGGCGCCGCCGCCTACGTCAAGTCTTTCCACCCAAATTGGTCGCCGGCAGCCATCATGTCGGCGCTCATGACGACAG CCAAACCGATGTATCCTTCGGCCGGCCAAGACGAATTATCGTATGGAGCTGGGCAACTGAACCCGGTAAAGGCCGTCCACCCAGGTCTTGTCTACGACGCTGGTGCCAGTGACTACGTGCAAATGCTCTGTAACTCGGGCTACAACGAAACCATGATCAGGATCGTCACCGGGGACGCCAGTTCCTGCTCTGCCAGAAACAATGGAACGGCGAGGGATCTTAATTACCCTTCCATGGCCTTACATGTTCAATCCGGCAAAGCCTTTGCCGCGAAGTTCTTGAGAACAGTGACCAACGTCGGCTGCGCCCGACGCTGCAGGTACAAGGCGGAGGTCTGGGCTCATCACAGACTTAATGTGGTGGTGAATCCTAGTAAGTTGAAGTTTTCGGAGTTGAAGGAGAAGAGGCAGTTCACTGTGTCGGTTTCAGGCCGGTCATTGCCAGGGAACTCGACGGTGCCGGCGACGATCATTTGGTCGGACGGGAAGCATCAAGTGAGGAGTGTGATGGTTGTCTACACGGATTATACAGATTTCTTTTCTTGA